A genomic segment from Lignipirellula cremea encodes:
- a CDS encoding cadherin-like domain-containing protein, producing the protein MAFWKTSKTPQPLRKSAPDYGLLEDRVMLSAAPLPVLDGAPESQAGDGSLAGAQAAMMADASQGVAPQFAQTADSQGRAESSFRFESQNDLQQARQELVVIDPAAADYQQLVDDLLAQETSTRRFEVVLLDGDRDGLEQLGEILARYNNLDAVHLVSHGAAGVIQLGSSQLQLENVGAYAGSLVGWRDALGADADLLIYGCDLAASEDGRTLIQSLATLTGADVAASDDPTGAEARGGDWDLEYRLGELETQVAFSAAAQTSWQGLLAAPPVVSTYIVSNTNSSGAGSLAQAITDANTSAGYDRIEFQLDVADPNYIDPSPGNPGSGDEYWTIPLTQELPSITEGVEIDATSQAGFSGTPVIEIDGSALGVDQNGFTLEGGGVTIRGFAINRFSGAGIEILNTSDDNTIAGNYLGTDITGAQTGFGNRYGITVEGDNNTIGGVTADDRNLISGNNTQSDSYGIGFLDDAHDNRVLGNYIGTTADGLSALANGQGVLFLEFADQNVIGGEAAGQGNVIAFNTGNGIAITSSFSEENAFVRNSIHSNGLLGIDLGTAGANANDSGDGDTGANSLQNAPVITSATTNGAQTNISVTLNSNASTRYRVEIYSSTMADSSGYGEGETFLGVVDLTTNGLGNASFSTTLFEHLPTGTYISAIASRLDADDAPLETSEFSAVVIVGDGEATFQQGLDSYAGTQDTYISSNAPNTAYGNSDRLYADLSNSAGGVDQALLRFDDLFGDGPGQIPLGSTILSAQLTVYADSLSADATASFHRMLVDWSEGSTWNSLNAGVSANNSEAEAIADAVFVDTNTAGLQTIVGLEDSLQAWSDGEANYGWAILTDTNDNWGFRTSEHVTASHRPALSVTYIAPNTAPVLDNALSPVFTAQEEDAGAPSGAVGTLVSELVDFSSPAGQVDNVTDPDTGALTGIAVTATNTSIGRWWYTTDGGSNWNALDPVSNASALLLAADSQTRLYFQPDANANGLLADAITFRAWDQTTGVNGQPADTTSNGGSTAFSTATDTASLTVNAVNDLPVLLAGSVDNLTVNEDSGLTSLGLGGLAFGPGGGPDEASQTLSYEVNVIPDAVNFGSIFLADGTTVVGTGAYSLAQIQGMQFRPADNQSGGPSFFGFQVTDSGPGAFKLGVFQQLNITPVNDAPVVTTTAAPLEYREGDPPTVIDNGLTVVDSDHANLQSASVQFTGGFVAGQDVLAFTDQLGITGAYDAVAGILSLTGTASVADYQAALRTVTYENTSSLPSTAARTVSFTVKDGVDTSLAATRQINVTEIDNDAPTLIANTGSSVNEGGTDTIARTELEYRDTEQPATAVTYTVTGGPANGQLELTTDPGIAVFSFTQDDINNNRLVYVHDGSNTTSGDFTFDVADGQGNDIAGQIFAITVAAIDDDAPALIVNAGSSVSEGGTETITRTELEYRDTEQPATAVTYIVSSGPANGQLELTTDPGVPVASFTQDDINNNRLIFVHDGTNTTSGDFTFDVSDGQGNDIAGQTFAITVAAIDDDAPTQVANTGVGVGEGGAAMLTRGVLEFVDAEQPATAVVFSVTGGPANGHLELMTNPGAAVLSFTQDDINSNLLVYVHDGTNTTSGDFTFSVTDGQGNDVAGLTFAVTVMPFDDDAPALIVNTGSSVSEGGTDTIARSELEYRDTEQPATAVTYTLTGGPANGQLELTTDPGVAVASFTQDDINNNRLVYVHDGSNTTSGDFTFNVTDGQTNDITGQTFAITVAAIDDDAPFLVANTGSSVANSQTVTLTRSQLEYGDTEQPATAVTFTVDSGPANGRLQLSSSPGVAITTFTQDDVNNLRLQYVHDGSLTTDGNFSFLVSDGQGNSLAGQTFTIAVPIPIPVNMAPVITSSNAVNAAENQTDVLTVTASDADGDKPTFSIQGGADAAKFSLDSMTGVLVFLAVPDLEAPGDANGDNIYSLQIAADDGRGGIDLQTLNVTVTDVNEAPTLNPATLTLNENSPAGASAGFAKASDPDAGQSLRYVITGGNGAPAFAIDPVSGEITVADSSLLDYETTPQFTLQVQVDDNGSPPLSATATFTIDLLPLNDQIPVGAADTATTTEGGAVSVLASGQASVLANDTDTDAPADVLTAVLESGPQFASSFTLNADGTFLYVHDGGETSTDTFTYRAFDGVNSSSPVLVTIHIQPVNDAPVAADDAYTLLEGTTLDANGASGVLANDSDAEGGPLTAALLSGPGHGVATLLPDGSFTYMPDAQFYGDDQFTYQVNDDAGGSATAVVRLTVLPINDAPVAGAAEAFVLGNNETLVVDAPGLLANDFDIENDPLTVVLVSGPSRGVLQLNADGSFQFTPPTNFQGDLRFVYQVSDGAATSEMVVVKLTVNAVAGASPVVAPPTSTAPPANNSEDSDSQNNPQAPAGLAGTFVAEPAVTAAQASRSRQQRLDGAPGPVSNALQVAIVSEVQSVLAPVFSSSAGEMGGQRLRQPVPVEGRLSLPEVAYLDPQWFWEKLDSLDSELQTNEPTLKLAVGSVAIASLAATVGYVFWTLKGGYLLASVLSQMPAWQFMDPLPIFDATGTSWSDLDADEEEDEAYQP; encoded by the coding sequence ATGGCGTTCTGGAAAACCTCGAAAACCCCGCAACCGCTGCGAAAATCGGCGCCTGACTACGGTCTGCTCGAAGATCGCGTCATGCTGAGCGCTGCGCCGTTGCCCGTTCTCGACGGAGCCCCGGAAAGCCAGGCCGGCGACGGTTCCCTGGCCGGCGCGCAGGCGGCCATGATGGCCGATGCTTCCCAGGGGGTTGCGCCCCAGTTCGCGCAAACGGCCGATTCCCAGGGCCGGGCGGAATCGTCGTTCCGTTTTGAATCGCAGAACGATCTGCAGCAGGCCCGGCAGGAACTGGTCGTGATCGACCCGGCGGCCGCCGACTACCAGCAGCTGGTCGACGACCTGCTGGCCCAGGAAACCTCCACCCGGAGGTTCGAGGTCGTCCTGCTCGACGGCGACCGCGACGGCCTGGAGCAACTGGGCGAAATCCTGGCTCGATATAATAACCTCGACGCAGTGCATCTGGTATCGCACGGTGCGGCCGGCGTGATCCAGCTGGGAAGCAGCCAGCTGCAGCTGGAAAATGTGGGGGCCTATGCGGGCAGTCTTGTCGGCTGGCGGGACGCCCTGGGGGCGGACGCCGACCTGTTGATTTACGGTTGTGATCTGGCCGCCAGCGAAGACGGCCGCACGCTGATCCAGTCGCTGGCGACGCTGACCGGCGCCGATGTGGCCGCCAGCGACGATCCCACCGGCGCGGAGGCCCGGGGCGGCGACTGGGACCTGGAGTATCGCCTGGGCGAGCTGGAAACGCAGGTCGCTTTTAGCGCGGCCGCGCAAACTTCCTGGCAAGGACTGCTGGCGGCGCCGCCGGTGGTGTCGACCTATATCGTCAGCAATACGAACAGCTCCGGCGCCGGTTCGCTGGCGCAAGCAATCACGGACGCCAACACCAGCGCCGGCTATGACCGCATCGAGTTCCAGCTCGACGTCGCCGACCCGAACTATATCGATCCCTCGCCCGGCAATCCCGGCAGCGGGGACGAATACTGGACAATCCCGCTAACCCAGGAGCTGCCGTCGATCACCGAAGGGGTCGAAATCGATGCAACCTCCCAGGCCGGCTTCAGCGGGACGCCCGTCATCGAAATCGACGGCTCCGCCCTGGGGGTCGACCAGAACGGCTTCACACTGGAGGGCGGCGGCGTGACGATTCGCGGATTCGCGATCAACCGCTTCTCCGGCGCCGGCATTGAGATTCTCAACACTTCCGACGACAACACGATTGCGGGCAATTACCTCGGAACCGATATCACCGGCGCGCAGACCGGTTTCGGCAATCGCTACGGGATCACTGTCGAGGGCGACAACAACACCATCGGCGGCGTCACGGCGGATGATCGCAACCTCATTTCCGGAAACAATACGCAAAGCGACAGCTATGGCATTGGGTTTCTCGATGACGCGCACGACAATCGCGTCCTGGGTAACTATATCGGTACAACCGCTGACGGCCTGTCCGCACTGGCCAACGGCCAGGGCGTGCTCTTCCTGGAATTCGCGGACCAGAACGTCATTGGCGGCGAAGCGGCCGGACAAGGGAACGTCATTGCATTCAATACGGGCAATGGCATCGCCATCACTTCCAGCTTTTCCGAAGAGAACGCCTTTGTACGAAACTCGATCCACTCCAACGGCCTGCTCGGCATCGATCTGGGAACGGCCGGCGCCAACGCCAACGACTCGGGCGACGGCGATACAGGCGCCAACAGCCTGCAGAACGCGCCCGTCATTACCAGCGCCACGACCAACGGCGCCCAGACGAATATTTCCGTCACCCTGAACAGCAACGCATCCACCCGTTATCGCGTGGAGATTTACTCCAGCACCATGGCCGACAGCAGCGGCTATGGCGAGGGCGAAACTTTCCTGGGCGTAGTGGACCTGACGACCAACGGGCTCGGAAACGCCAGTTTTTCGACCACCCTTTTCGAGCATCTCCCCACGGGAACTTACATCAGCGCGATTGCGTCCCGGCTGGATGCGGACGACGCGCCGCTGGAAACTTCGGAGTTCTCCGCCGTGGTGATTGTCGGCGACGGCGAAGCGACCTTTCAGCAAGGGCTGGACAGTTACGCGGGAACCCAGGACACCTACATTTCCTCGAATGCGCCCAACACCGCCTACGGAAATTCCGACCGACTTTACGCCGATTTATCGAATTCTGCAGGCGGCGTCGACCAGGCACTGCTTCGCTTCGACGATCTGTTCGGCGATGGGCCTGGCCAGATCCCGCTGGGGTCCACCATTCTTTCCGCCCAGCTGACTGTTTACGCCGACAGCCTCTCGGCGGACGCAACGGCGAGTTTTCACCGCATGCTCGTCGACTGGTCCGAGGGCTCTACCTGGAACAGCCTGAACGCCGGCGTCTCGGCCAACAACAGCGAAGCGGAAGCGATCGCCGACGCAGTCTTTGTCGACACGAATACTGCGGGATTGCAAACGATCGTCGGACTGGAAGATTCCCTGCAGGCCTGGTCCGACGGCGAGGCCAACTACGGCTGGGCCATTCTGACGGACACCAACGACAACTGGGGCTTCCGCACCTCCGAGCACGTCACGGCAAGCCACCGTCCGGCCCTGAGCGTGACGTACATCGCGCCGAATACCGCCCCGGTCCTGGATAACGCCCTGAGCCCCGTCTTCACCGCCCAGGAAGAAGACGCCGGCGCCCCCAGCGGCGCGGTCGGCACGCTCGTTTCGGAGCTGGTCGATTTCTCCAGCCCGGCCGGTCAGGTCGACAATGTGACCGATCCCGACACCGGAGCACTAACCGGCATCGCTGTGACGGCGACCAACACCTCGATCGGGCGCTGGTGGTACACGACCGACGGCGGATCCAACTGGAACGCCCTGGATCCCGTCAGCAACGCCAGCGCCCTGCTGCTGGCCGCCGACTCCCAGACGCGCCTTTATTTCCAGCCCGACGCCAACGCCAACGGCCTGCTGGCCGACGCTATCACCTTCCGCGCCTGGGACCAGACCACCGGCGTGAACGGGCAACCGGCCGACACGACCAGCAACGGCGGCTCGACGGCCTTCTCCACCGCCACGGACACGGCCAGCCTGACGGTGAACGCCGTCAACGACCTGCCGGTGCTGCTCGCCGGCAGTGTGGACAATTTGACGGTCAACGAAGATTCCGGCCTGACCTCGCTGGGACTTGGCGGCCTGGCGTTTGGTCCCGGCGGCGGTCCCGACGAAGCCAGCCAGACTCTCAGTTATGAAGTGAACGTCATTCCCGACGCGGTCAACTTCGGCAGCATTTTCCTGGCCGATGGAACGACCGTCGTGGGAACGGGAGCGTACTCTCTGGCCCAGATCCAGGGCATGCAGTTTCGCCCCGCCGACAACCAAAGCGGCGGCCCTTCGTTCTTTGGCTTCCAGGTAACCGACTCCGGCCCGGGCGCGTTCAAGCTGGGAGTGTTCCAGCAGCTGAACATTACCCCGGTCAACGACGCCCCGGTGGTGACAACGACCGCCGCGCCGCTTGAATACCGGGAAGGCGATCCGCCCACGGTGATCGACAACGGACTGACGGTCGTCGATTCCGACCATGCCAACCTGCAGAGCGCGTCGGTCCAGTTCACCGGCGGTTTTGTCGCCGGGCAGGATGTGCTCGCCTTTACCGACCAGTTGGGAATCACGGGCGCCTACGACGCTGTTGCCGGCATCCTGAGCCTGACCGGTACGGCCTCGGTCGCCGACTACCAGGCCGCTTTGCGAACCGTCACCTACGAAAACACCAGCAGCCTTCCCAGCACCGCCGCCAGGACGGTCAGCTTTACCGTAAAAGACGGCGTCGACACCAGCCTGGCCGCCACCCGGCAGATCAACGTCACCGAGATCGACAACGACGCCCCCACCCTGATTGCCAATACGGGCTCGTCGGTCAACGAAGGCGGAACCGACACGATCGCCCGCACCGAACTGGAGTATCGCGACACCGAACAACCCGCAACCGCCGTGACCTACACCGTCACCGGCGGCCCGGCCAACGGACAGCTGGAACTGACGACCGATCCGGGAATCGCCGTCTTCAGCTTCACCCAGGACGACATCAACAACAACCGGCTGGTCTACGTCCACGACGGCTCGAACACCACCAGCGGCGACTTTACGTTCGACGTCGCCGACGGCCAGGGGAACGATATCGCTGGCCAGATCTTCGCCATTACGGTCGCCGCCATCGATGACGACGCCCCCGCGCTAATCGTCAACGCGGGCTCGTCGGTCAGCGAAGGCGGAACGGAGACGATCACACGCACCGAGTTGGAGTATCGCGACACCGAACAACCCGCAACCGCCGTGACCTATATCGTCTCCAGCGGACCGGCGAACGGACAGCTGGAACTGACGACCGACCCAGGAGTTCCCGTCGCCAGCTTCACCCAGGACGACATCAACAACAACCGCCTGATTTTTGTTCACGACGGCACGAACACCACCAGCGGCGACTTTACCTTCGACGTCAGCGACGGCCAGGGGAACGACATCGCTGGCCAGACTTTCGCCATTACGGTCGCCGCCATCGATGACGACGCTCCCACCCAGGTCGCCAACACAGGCGTCGGCGTCGGCGAAGGCGGCGCCGCCATGCTCACCCGCGGCGTGCTGGAATTTGTCGACGCCGAACAGCCGGCGACCGCAGTTGTCTTCAGCGTCACCGGCGGCCCGGCTAACGGCCATCTCGAACTGATGACCAATCCCGGCGCGGCCGTACTCAGCTTCACGCAGGATGACATCAACAGCAACCTGCTCGTGTACGTGCATGACGGCACGAACACCACCAGCGGCGACTTCACCTTCAGCGTTACTGACGGCCAGGGGAACGATGTCGCCGGACTAACCTTCGCCGTCACGGTGATGCCTTTCGATGACGACGCCCCCGCCCTGATCGTCAATACGGGCTCCTCGGTCAGTGAAGGCGGAACCGACACGATCGCCCGCAGCGAACTGGAGTATCGCGACACCGAACAACCGGCGACGGCCGTGACCTACACCCTCACCGGCGGACCGGCCAACGGCCAGCTGGAACTGACGACCGATCCGGGAGTCGCCGTCGCCAGCTTCACCCAGGACGACATTAACAATAACCGCCTCGTTTACGTCCACGACGGCTCGAACACCACCAGCGGCGACTTTACGTTCAACGTTACCGACGGCCAGACTAACGATATCACCGGCCAGACTTTCGCCATTACCGTCGCCGCCATCGATGACGACGCCCCCTTCCTGGTCGCCAATACGGGCTCTTCGGTCGCGAACAGCCAAACGGTGACCCTGACCCGCAGCCAGCTGGAATACGGCGACACCGAACAACCGGCAACCGCGGTGACCTTTACGGTCGACAGCGGACCGGCCAATGGGCGACTCCAGCTTTCGAGCAGCCCAGGCGTAGCGATCACCACCTTTACGCAGGACGACGTGAACAATCTTCGTCTGCAGTACGTCCACGACGGCAGCCTGACGACCGACGGCAACTTCTCCTTTCTCGTCAGCGACGGCCAGGGGAACAGCCTCGCCGGGCAGACGTTCACCATCGCCGTTCCGATTCCCATTCCGGTGAACATGGCGCCGGTGATCACGTCCAGCAACGCCGTCAACGCGGCCGAGAACCAGACGGACGTGCTCACCGTGACGGCCAGCGACGCCGACGGCGACAAGCCCACGTTCAGCATCCAGGGCGGGGCCGACGCCGCGAAGTTCTCACTGGACAGCATGACCGGCGTGCTGGTCTTCCTGGCGGTTCCCGACCTGGAAGCCCCGGGCGACGCCAACGGCGATAATATCTACAGCCTGCAGATCGCCGCCGATGACGGCCGTGGCGGAATCGACCTGCAGACGCTGAATGTCACGGTAACCGACGTCAACGAAGCGCCCACGCTCAATCCGGCGACCTTGACCCTGAACGAGAACAGCCCCGCCGGCGCCTCGGCCGGATTCGCCAAGGCCAGCGACCCCGACGCCGGCCAGTCGCTGCGGTACGTGATTACGGGCGGCAACGGCGCACCGGCTTTCGCCATCGATCCCGTTTCGGGCGAAATCACCGTCGCCGACAGCAGTCTGCTTGATTACGAAACAACGCCCCAGTTCACCCTGCAGGTACAGGTCGACGACAACGGCTCCCCGCCGCTGTCCGCCACGGCGACTTTTACCATTGACCTGCTGCCGCTGAACGACCAGATCCCGGTCGGCGCTGCCGACACCGCGACGACGACCGAAGGCGGAGCGGTCAGCGTACTCGCATCGGGCCAGGCCAGCGTGCTGGCGAACGACACCGACACCGACGCCCCCGCCGACGTTCTGACGGCCGTGCTGGAAAGCGGACCGCAGTTCGCATCGAGTTTTACGCTCAACGCGGACGGCACGTTCCTGTACGTCCACGACGGCGGCGAGACTTCCACGGACACCTTTACCTATCGCGCGTTCGACGGAGTGAACAGCAGCAGTCCGGTCCTGGTAACGATCCATATCCAGCCGGTCAACGACGCCCCGGTCGCCGCCGACGACGCCTATACGCTCCTCGAAGGGACCACACTCGACGCCAACGGCGCGAGTGGCGTGCTGGCGAACGATTCCGACGCAGAAGGCGGGCCGCTGACGGCCGCGCTGCTCAGCGGACCAGGCCACGGCGTGGCGACGCTGCTGCCTGACGGCTCCTTCACCTACATGCCCGACGCCCAGTTTTACGGCGACGATCAGTTTACCTACCAGGTCAACGACGACGCTGGCGGCAGCGCGACGGCCGTGGTCCGTTTGACCGTTCTGCCGATCAACGACGCTCCGGTTGCAGGAGCGGCCGAGGCGTTCGTCCTGGGAAATAACGAAACACTGGTCGTCGACGCGCCGGGCCTGCTGGCGAACGACTTTGATATTGAGAACGATCCGCTAACGGTCGTGCTGGTCAGCGGTCCGTCCCGCGGCGTGCTGCAGTTGAACGCCGATGGTTCGTTCCAGTTTACCCCGCCGACTAATTTCCAGGGGGACCTGCGGTTTGTCTATCAGGTTTCTGATGGAGCAGCGACCAGCGAAATGGTAGTGGTGAAGCTCACGGTCAACGCGGTTGCCGGAGCGTCCCCCGTTGTCGCGCCGCCCACCTCAACCGCGCCGCCTGCAAACAACAGCGAAGACTCCGACTCGCAGAACAACCCCCAGGCGCCGGCGGGGCTGGCAGGGACTTTTGTTGCTGAGCCGGCAGTGACCGCGGCGCAGGCGAGCAGGTCCCGCCAACAGCGGCTCGACGGGGCGCCGGGTCCCGTGTCGAACGCTCTCCAGGTCGCCATCGTGTCGGAAGTCCAAAGCGTGCTGGCTCCCGTTTTTTCGAGCTCGGCAGGCGAGATGGGCGGCCAGCGACTACGGCAGCCGGTTCCGGTTGAGGGACGCCTGTCCCTGCCGGAAGTCGCTTATCTGGACCCCCAATGGTTCTGGGAGAAACTCGATAGCCTGGATAGTGAACTCCAGACGAACGAACCGACGCTGAAGCTGGCGGTAGGCAGCGTGGCGATCGCTTCCCTGGCGGCGACCGTCGGTTATGTGTTCTGGACGCTCAAAGGCGGCTATCTGCTGGCCAGCGTGCTTTCGCAAATGCCTGCCTGGCAATTCATGGATCCGCTGCCGATCTTCGATGCGACCGGCACCAGCTGGAGCGACCTTGACGCCGACGAAGAAGAAGACGAAGCCTACCAGCCCTGA
- a CDS encoding NAD-dependent epimerase: MAKILVTGAAGFIGYHVSRRLLERGDSVLGLDNLNDYYDVRLKQDRLNLLLEQPGFQFENQELAELEPLMLLFQSQQFDTVINLAAQAGVRYSLTNPQAYVTSNLAGFVNILEGCRHHGVKHLVYASSSSVYGANTRMPFSVHHNVDHPVSLYAATKKANELLAHTYSHLYRLPATGLRFFTVYGPWGRPDMAPFLFTKAILEGRPIEVFNHGKMRRDFTFIDDIVEGVVRVADRLPQPDPAWSTDAPDPGASNAPYKIYNIGNHQPVELMHFIECIEKHLGMKAEMKMLPMQPGDVPATYADIDDLAADVGFRPGVSLDEGIARFIAWYREYYRV; the protein is encoded by the coding sequence ATGGCGAAGATATTGGTCACTGGCGCCGCGGGATTCATCGGCTATCACGTCAGCCGCCGCTTGCTGGAGCGCGGCGACAGCGTGCTGGGACTGGACAATCTCAACGACTACTACGATGTGCGGCTGAAGCAGGATCGTCTGAACCTGCTTCTCGAACAACCGGGCTTCCAGTTTGAAAACCAGGAGCTGGCCGAACTGGAACCGCTCATGCTTCTGTTCCAGTCGCAGCAGTTTGACACGGTGATCAACCTGGCCGCGCAGGCGGGCGTGCGCTACTCGTTGACCAACCCCCAGGCGTACGTGACCAGTAATCTCGCGGGCTTTGTGAATATCCTGGAAGGTTGTCGCCATCACGGCGTCAAGCACCTGGTTTACGCCTCTTCCAGCTCCGTATACGGAGCCAACACGCGGATGCCGTTTTCGGTCCATCACAACGTGGATCATCCCGTGAGTTTGTACGCGGCCACTAAAAAGGCCAACGAGCTATTGGCGCATACCTACAGCCACCTCTATCGCCTGCCCGCCACCGGACTCCGGTTTTTCACCGTTTATGGTCCCTGGGGCAGGCCCGACATGGCGCCGTTTCTCTTCACCAAGGCCATTCTGGAAGGCCGGCCGATCGAGGTCTTCAATCACGGCAAAATGCGCCGCGACTTCACCTTCATCGACGACATCGTCGAAGGGGTCGTCCGCGTGGCCGATCGTCTTCCCCAGCCCGATCCGGCCTGGTCGACCGACGCCCCCGACCCGGGCGCCAGCAACGCGCCGTACAAAATCTACAACATCGGCAACCATCAACCGGTTGAGCTGATGCACTTCATCGAGTGCATCGAAAAGCATCTCGGCATGAAAGCCGAGATGAAAATGCTGCCCATGCAGCCTGGCGACGTCCCTGCGACCTACGCCGACATCGACGATCTGGCAGCCGATGTCGGCTTTCGTCCCGGCGTATCACTCGACGAAGGAATCGCCAGGTTTATCGCCTGGTATCGGGAATACTACCGCGTCTAG
- a CDS encoding HlyD family efflux transporter periplasmic adaptor subunit, whose translation MPVQSDPSVREFGSTRLRLRSDLIFTPQLTGDRPYYLVEDPLNSRFFRLGHVEYTLVTLLDGQTTIHDALSHLSTVLPHHQLTEADAAAHCRWLVAMDLAHTEESAQAARLAGSAQTAARQKTLAQWNPISFRLPLGRPDPMFTRLAGALGWLYSPAATAVGLLLAAVGGFLVCSRWEAFVASSQGVFAPGNWIWMVVCWVLLKIVHEISHGVVCKRYGGTVRETGVQFILLAPLAYVDVTSSWRFRSRWRRIHVAAAGMYSELVIAGIAALAWSQTGDGWLGNFCFNLILMASVTTLLFNANPLMKFDGYYMLSDALSLPNLYGNGQACLRYAACRYLLGMPAALPDWTPRESTIFHLYGWAAFAWRIVISVTMIVTAAALFHGAGVLLACLAGVLWLGLPAFHFVKFLATDEGGPQPQRLRFLLIASLATAMAVGIFGFVPWPGTIAAPGVVDYSPPQLIRASSAGFVQSIHVQSGQQVQPGELLVVLENRELVRELADLQLQIRQSELRGRQREQKGELAAEQAEEKQAEALRSQLAEKQIQVERLTVRAPCAGQVIGRNLDALQGKFLEEGDELFSLGDEAHKELRISIAQDDLEVFHHQVQQPVRIDVPGLALWRSPLEKVIPRATLTPPHPAFAAAHGGPLPVKPTAARSDGSPQDAYELLEPRFTATVRLTPAESRQLRTGQRVVVSHRALHESIGQHLYHAAAAWIRERLAS comes from the coding sequence ATGCCCGTGCAGTCTGACCCCAGCGTTCGCGAGTTTGGATCGACCCGTTTGCGGTTGCGCAGCGATTTGATCTTTACGCCGCAGCTGACGGGTGACCGGCCGTACTACCTGGTCGAGGATCCGCTGAACTCGCGGTTCTTCCGGCTGGGTCATGTCGAATATACGCTGGTCACGCTGCTCGACGGCCAGACCACCATCCACGACGCGCTCAGCCATTTGTCGACCGTGCTGCCGCATCACCAGTTAACCGAAGCCGACGCCGCGGCCCATTGCCGCTGGCTGGTGGCGATGGATCTGGCGCATACGGAAGAATCCGCCCAGGCGGCCCGACTGGCCGGCAGCGCCCAGACGGCCGCCCGGCAGAAGACGCTGGCGCAGTGGAACCCGATCTCCTTCCGCCTGCCGTTGGGCCGCCCTGACCCGATGTTCACCCGGTTGGCCGGTGCGCTCGGCTGGCTGTACTCGCCCGCGGCGACCGCAGTGGGGCTGCTGCTGGCGGCTGTCGGCGGGTTTCTGGTCTGCTCGCGGTGGGAAGCGTTCGTCGCTTCGTCGCAGGGCGTGTTTGCGCCGGGCAACTGGATCTGGATGGTCGTCTGCTGGGTGCTGCTGAAGATCGTCCATGAAATTTCGCATGGCGTGGTTTGCAAACGTTATGGCGGGACGGTCCGCGAAACGGGCGTGCAGTTCATCCTGCTGGCTCCGCTGGCTTATGTCGACGTCACCTCCAGCTGGCGGTTCCGTTCGCGCTGGCGACGGATCCACGTCGCGGCCGCCGGGATGTACAGCGAGCTGGTGATCGCCGGGATCGCGGCCCTGGCGTGGAGCCAGACCGGCGACGGCTGGCTGGGGAATTTCTGCTTCAACCTGATCCTGATGGCGAGCGTCACCACGCTGCTCTTTAACGCCAACCCGCTGATGAAATTCGACGGCTATTACATGCTGTCTGACGCACTCTCGCTGCCCAACTTGTACGGGAACGGCCAGGCCTGCCTGCGCTACGCGGCGTGCCGCTATCTGCTGGGGATGCCGGCCGCCCTGCCGGACTGGACGCCCCGCGAGTCGACCATTTTTCACCTGTATGGCTGGGCCGCGTTTGCCTGGCGGATCGTGATCAGCGTCACCATGATCGTGACGGCGGCCGCCCTGTTCCACGGCGCCGGCGTCCTGCTGGCCTGTCTGGCGGGCGTGCTCTGGCTGGGTTTGCCGGCCTTTCATTTCGTCAAATTCCTGGCGACCGACGAAGGCGGACCACAGCCGCAGCGATTGCGTTTCCTGCTGATCGCTTCGCTCGCCACGGCGATGGCGGTCGGGATCTTTGGCTTTGTCCCCTGGCCGGGAACGATCGCGGCGCCGGGCGTGGTCGACTATTCGCCCCCCCAGTTGATCCGGGCCTCCAGTGCGGGGTTTGTGCAATCGATTCACGTGCAAAGCGGCCAGCAGGTCCAGCCGGGCGAACTGCTCGTGGTGCTGGAAAATCGCGAGCTGGTGCGTGAACTGGCCGACCTGCAGCTGCAGATTCGCCAGTCGGAGTTGCGCGGAAGGCAGCGGGAGCAAAAGGGCGAACTGGCCGCCGAACAGGCCGAAGAGAAACAGGCCGAAGCGCTCCGCAGCCAGCTCGCCGAAAAACAGATCCAGGTCGAGCGGCTCACCGTCCGCGCCCCGTGCGCGGGACAGGTGATCGGCCGCAACCTGGACGCGCTGCAAGGGAAGTTTCTGGAAGAAGGGGACGAGCTGTTCTCCCTGGGGGACGAAGCGCACAAGGAGCTTCGGATTTCCATTGCGCAGGACGACCTCGAGGTGTTCCACCACCAGGTGCAGCAACCCGTGCGGATCGACGTGCCGGGACTGGCCCTGTGGCGAAGTCCCCTGGAGAAGGTCATCCCGCGAGCCACGTTGACGCCGCCGCATCCTGCGTTTGCCGCCGCCCATGGGGGTCCGTTGCCGGTCAAACCGACGGCCGCCCGATCTGACGGTTCGCCGCAGGACGCCTATGAATTGCTGGAGCCGCGCTTCACCGCCACGGTCCGTTTGACTCCGGCCGAAAGCCGCCAGCTGCGCACCGGGCAACGGGTCGTTGTGAGCCATCGTGCGCTTCACGAGTCGATCGGACAGCATCTTTACCACGCAGCCGCCGCCTGGATTCGCGAGCGTCTGGCTTCCTGA